In a single window of the Antedon mediterranea chromosome 1, ecAntMedi1.1, whole genome shotgun sequence genome:
- the LOC140047729 gene encoding phospholipase ABHD3-like: MDSSNKNGTFSRIAQWTCLSIAILSSGGYAIYYKFRVVKKPGIYTSPQFRQFLLSHCSSLNKEYWPTAWCVGGRLQTIARVLFQSRPQQPYRVELVPTPDGGEFSLHWVDNEAHGNQYHKKARPTVIILPGLTGYSRCGYVLHMVDSVVKLGYRAVVFHNRGLGGAKLKTPYTFSAAYTEDFNIAVKRVKEHLPEAPLMAAGTSLGGMILFNYLAKHGEQTQLNAAFTVSTPWNVFESTKNIERPINRILLNSHLARNLRKGVKDHITMFEKHYDPEISLALKANTIREFDSKFTTKVFGYENVNQYYEDACLHNKVQDVKIPTVCLNAGDDPISPMHALPISATAQQDNVALVVTHYGGHLGFLNSFWPRGKTLWHTIFSEVVDAFFQRGIVEFRRNR; the protein is encoded by the exons ATGGATTCTAGTAATAAAAATGGAACATTTTCAAGGATTGCACAATGGACATGTTTATCAATAGCTATTTTATCAAGTGGTGGATAcgcaatttattataaatttagaGTAGTGAAG aAACCAGGAATTTATACCAGCCCTCAATTTCGACAGTTCTTGCTTTCTCATTGTTCAAGCTTGAACAAGGAGTATTGGCCAACAGCATGGTGTGTTGGAGGTCGTCTACAAACCATAGCACGGGTCCTTTTTCAGTCAAGACCACAACAGCCATACAGAGT AGAGTTGGTACCAACCCCAGATGGAGGCGAGTTTAGCCTACACTGGGTAGACAATGAAGCACATGGTAATCAGTACCACAAGAAAGCCAGACCAACCGTCATTATTCTTCCAGGACTAACAG GCTACAGTCGATGTGGGTATGTTTTACATATGGTGGACTCGGTCGTTAAGCTTGGATATAGAGCTGTTGTATTTCATAATAGGGGTTTAGGTGGTGCAAAATTAAAG ACGCCATATACGTTTTCTGCGGCGTATACGGAAGATTTCAATATAGCTGTGAAACGTGTGAAAGAACATCTACCCGAAGCACCTCTGATGGCTGCTGGAACATCACTCGGAGG GATGATTTTATTCAACTACCTTGCCAAGCACGGCGAACAAACACAATTAAATGCTGCGTTTACCGTCTCAACACCTTGGAACGTGTTTGAATCTACAAAAAATATCGAACGACCAATCAATCGTATACTTTTAAACTCTCACTTGGCACGTAATCTACGCAAGGGGGTGAAAGA TCATATAACAatgtttgaaaaacattatGATCCAGAAATTTCATTAGCATTAAAG GCTAACACGATAAGAGAGTTTGACAGTAAATTTACAACCAAGGTGTTTGGCTATGAGAATGTTAACCAGTACTACGAAGATGCTTGTCTACACAACAAGGTCCAGGATGTTAAGATCCCAACCGTCTGTCTAAATGCTGGTGATGACCCTATCTCACCTATGCATG CCCTTCCAATTTCTGCTACGGCACAACAAGACAATGTCGCCTTAGTTGTTACACACTATGGTGGTCACCTTGGTTTTCTAAACAGCTTTTGGCCTAGAGGTAAAACGTTATGGCATACAATATTTTCAGAAGTTGTAGACGCATTCTTTCAAAGAGGAATTGTTGAGTTTAGGAGAAATCGATGA
- the LOC140049658 gene encoding ATP-dependent DNA helicase Q1-like has product MTDLNSCLADMVAVEEDLVQVQRDKQRVLEQESRLLKVKQMLQEKIDIFMNEKATEVKSKNYSKTEFKWSVQIKELMKSVFKVDKLRPLQLETMNLTLCKEDCFLVMPTGGGKSLCFQIPALISVGITLVISPLVSLMEDQVMALEALEVPVACLTASSTTEEIKWVHRQMTSGKPDIKLLYVTPEKLAKSKRFMAALEKLHKAKCLARIAIDEVHCCSIWGHDFRPGYKFLGILRRQFPGVPILGLTATATPAVLSDVKKILQVENATVFKSSFNRPNLYYEVQPKPNKENCIPEIVCLINTRFKEKSGIIYCFSCYECEQLAEGLSKAGVKALPYHGQLDSHLRKHVHQKWQQDRIKVVVATIAFGMGIDKPNVAFVIHHSMSKSMENYYQESGRAGRDGQPASCILFYSFADIIRQSTMVFTDQTGLEKLFQMVTYCLGASKCRRKLIAQYFAETRDNSECKSQCDICSNQSLASTQENVVNYLTDILGIIEKANKKDSQVTAYKLMDSWRGTKGSMLSQNQKEQVLVHLILQDYLKMKFRFTPYTTLCYIQPGPRSAHVSKQSQIIMTLMGTGISTYKEWPKRTPRARSKRKGRQAQKDGGKKIVTKKPRNSIECIEISSDEEEEEDDEFEVTVTIKNKGQKKIQKLTI; this is encoded by the exons ATGACAGATTTAAATA GTTGTTTAGCAGATATGGTGGCCGTTGAGGAAGATTTAGTGCAAGTGCAAAGAGACAAGCAACGCGTATTAGAACAGGAATCGCGGTTGTTGAAGGTAAAACAAATGCTTCAAGAAAAGATTGATATATTTATGAATGAAAAAGCAACAGAAGTAAAGAgtaaaaattattcaaaaacAG AGTTTAAATGGTCTGTCCAGATTAAGGAGCTTATGAAGTCTGTATTTAAGGTAGATAAACTGCGACCTCTACAGTTAGAAACTATGAATTTGACTTTATGCAAGGAAGATTGTTTTTTGGTCATGCCCACAGGAGGTGGAAAGAGCCTTTGTTTTCAGATCCCGGCGTTAATTTCAGTTG gTATAACACTTGTCATATCACCATTAGTGTCCTTAATGGAGGACCAAGTGATGGCATTGGAAGCCTTAGAGGTTCCAGTAGCCTGTCTCACAGCATCTAGCACAACAGAAGAAATAAAATGGGTCCATAGACAGATGACatctggaaaaccagacatcAAGCTTCTATATGTCACTCCTGAGAAGTTGGCCAAGAGTAAAAGATTCATGGCTGCTCTTGAGAAGTTGCATAAGGCTAAATGTCTTGCAAGGATTGCCATTGATGAGGTTCATTGCTGTAGTATCTGGGGCCATGATTTTAGACCAG GCTATAAATTCCTTGGCATTTTGAGGCGGCAATTTCCTGGTGTGCCAATTCTTGGATTAACTGCGACAGCAACACCGGCAGTTCTTAGTGATGTCAAAAAAATCCTACAAGTTGAAAATGCTACAGTTTTCAAGTCTTCCTTTAACAGACCCAACCTGTATTATGAG gttcAGCCAAAACCTAATAAAGAAAATTGTATTCCAGAAATAGTTTGCTTAATTAATACAagatttaaagaaaaatcag GAATTATTTACTGTTTCTCGTGTTATGAATGTGAGCAATTAGCAGAGGGATTAAGCAAAGCTGGTGTAAAAGCTCTTCCATATCATGGCCAGCTAGATTCACACTTACGAAAACATGTACATCAAAAATGGCAACAAGACAGAATTAAG GTTGTAGTTGCCACAATTGCCTTTGGAATGGGAATAGACAAACCAAACGTAGCCTTTGTTATCCATCATTCCATGAGCAAATCCATGGAAAATTACTACCAGGAAAGTGGAAGAgcag GTCGTGATGGCCAGCCGGCTTCATGCattcttttttattcatttgCTGATATAATTCGTCAAAGCACCATGGTTTTCACAGATCAAACAGGCCTAGAAAAACTGTTCCAGATGGTGACATATTGTCTTGGTGCTTCAAA ATGCCGAAGAAAGTTGATTGCACAATACTTTGCCGAGACACGGGATAACAGTGAATGCAAATCACAATGTGATATCTGCTCAAACCAAAGTCTGG cTTCAACCCAGGAAAATGTAGTAAACTACTTAACTGACATCTTGGGTATTATAGAGAAAGCTAACAAGAAGGACTCACAAGTGACTGCTTATAAGTTGATGGATAGCTGGCGAGGAAccaaag GTTCAATGTTAAGCCAGAATCAAAAAGAGCAAGTCCTAGTACATCTTATCTTGCAAGACTACTTAAAGATGAAATTCCGTTTCACGCCATACACCACATTATGCTACATCCAGCCAGGCCCCCGATCAGCACATGTTTCCAAACAAAGCCAGATCATAATGACATTGATGGGCACTGGGATATCAACATACAAAGAGTGGCCTAAGAGAACACCAAGAGCTAGATCAAAAAGGAAAGGTAGGCAAGCACAGAAGGATGGTGGTAAAAAAATTGTGACAAAGAAGCCAAGAAATAGTATTGAATGTATTGAAATTTCAAGTgatgaggaggaggaggaggacgACGAATTTGAAGTCACGGtcacaattaaaaataaaggaCAGAAAAAAATTCagaaattaacaatttaa
- the LOC140049668 gene encoding uncharacterized protein: MPQIFQAVCCYDCQTFQVQQVKKNPKWACKMCAAKQSIKKVYGRGSGADCRKLVQSLNMHKMTLATPIDTDEPPNEFEPTWIEPTTELPLASSSEPASSKWNQFLEEDDTDSLNVGSKNDDLRFTTDRDVMLREEKESRKFKSQKWKAEKRNKNCKFKPYQVRDQEKHNYSKTFNSNNKNSSFGAKQEFNHQHVSADTSLTSVLPSQEAIAKQEELFDSYQTDANNHNKIIQKRNIDSSNKNMSQKINIFSISSNNNLSVSQKHSMNNTPKATSSKWSQFMDTNQSNFGNVSDSSDNDDDGSDEGVTNTAEALGLNKMVTESVYSNPNTRSDKENYVTKNQNFDVNINIDEVFEDWY, translated from the exons ATGCCTCAAATTTTCCAAGCGGTTTGTTGCTATGACTGTCAAACATTTCAAGTCCAGCAGGTGAAGAAGAATCCAAAGTGGGCATGCAAGATGTGTGCCGCTAAGCAATCAATAAAGAAG gtaTATGGACGTGGTTCTGGTGCAGATTGCCGCAAGTTAGTCCAGAGTTTAAACATGCACAAAATGACTTTAGCAACTCCTATAGATACTGATGAACCACCAAATGAATTTGAACCCACCTGGATAGAACCCACAACAGAGCTGCCACTTGCATCATCTTCGGAGCCAGCATCCTCTAAGTGGAACCAGTTCTTAGAGGAGGATGATACTGATAGTTTAAATGTTGGTAGCAAAAATGATGATTTGAGGTTTACTACTGATAGAGATGTAATGTTGAGAGAAGAAAAAGAATCAAGAAAATTTAAAAGCCAAAAGTGGAAAGctgaaaaaagaaataaaaattgtaaatttaag ccTTACCAAGTAAGAGATCAAGAAAAGCATAATTATtcaaaaacattcaattcaaataacaaaaatagctCCTTCGGTGCCAAACAAGAATTTAATCATCAACATGTTTCGGCAGACACATCGCTGACTTCTGTACTTCCCAGCCAAGAGGCGATTGCCAAGCAGGAAGAATTGTTTGACAGTTACCAAACTGATGCGAACaatcacaataaaataatacaaaagagAAACATAGATTCTTCCAACAAAAATATgtcacaaaaaataaacatattttctaTTTCTTCTAATAACAATCTGTCAGTGTCACAAAAACATTCCATGAATAATACTCCAAAAGCAACCAGCAGTAAGTGGTCACAATTTATGGACACCAACCAGAGCAACTTTGGCAATGTTTCTGATAGCtctgacaatgatgatgatggctCTGATGAGGGTGTTACAAACACAGCTGAAGCATTAGGCTTAAATAAAATGGTTACTGAATCTGTTTACTCTAATCCAAACACAAGAAGTGATAAGGAGAATTATGTTACTAAGAATCAGAATTttgatgttaatattaatattgatgaAGTATTTGAAGATtggtattaa